In one window of Hyalangium gracile DNA:
- a CDS encoding Uma2 family endonuclease, with protein MRSLDALESSLIVPRRFTLEEYRRLLHVGVLGEDEHVELLEGLIVDMAPQGRPHALVISRMSESFMAARRPDCRVRVQLPLSLGTDSEPEPDLAVVTREEEEHAQEHPSTALLVVEVAVDSLRVDRMLKGRLYARAGIPEYWVVDVAGRAVEVYIAPDTSQGRYLGIRTVAAGEPLGSPALPGLALQVAELFA; from the coding sequence ATGCGTTCCCTGGATGCGCTCGAGTCCAGCCTGATCGTCCCAAGGCGCTTCACGCTCGAGGAGTACCGCCGCCTGCTTCATGTCGGAGTGCTCGGGGAGGATGAGCACGTCGAGCTGTTGGAGGGGCTCATCGTCGACATGGCACCGCAGGGCCGGCCTCACGCGCTGGTGATTTCACGCATGTCCGAGTCCTTCATGGCCGCGCGCAGGCCCGATTGCCGGGTGCGTGTCCAGCTCCCGCTCTCGCTCGGCACCGACAGCGAGCCCGAGCCGGATCTCGCGGTGGTGACTCGCGAGGAAGAGGAGCACGCCCAGGAGCATCCGAGCACCGCCCTGCTGGTCGTGGAGGTGGCGGTGGACTCGCTGCGCGTGGACCGGATGCTCAAGGGCCGGCTGTATGCCCGCGCCGGCATCCCCGAGTACTGGGTGGTGGATGTGGCCGGTCGCGCGGTCGAGGTCTACATCGCGCCCGATACCTCCCAGGGCCGCTACCTCGGCATCCGCACGGTCGCCGCGGGCGAGCCCCTGGGGTCGCCCGCTCTGCCCGGCCTGGCCCTGCAGGTGGCTGAGCTCTTCGCCTGA